Proteins co-encoded in one Neodiprion lecontei isolate iyNeoLeco1 chromosome 3, iyNeoLeco1.1, whole genome shotgun sequence genomic window:
- the LOC107218385 gene encoding uncharacterized protein LOC107218385 isoform X1 produces MTNRLSHSGAIGFDVLTKDNYRSWRMKAEALLRVSDLWDHVDEDEKSSAMGQLWMKKDGIAKSKLILHISSELLLLLENCTTAREVWLKLENVYDNRDKDSEVSTDDCEDNDEDVIINAIEDSAEDFFNKINDLSETNLMEYKELLSSTFTNGLFSRLKKNNAGNSRDKEKIVNTVNDFIAVIDKLSNIEIQKQQNELVSKLIDTLLVIFDIEPHKNHNDEAKSDADTAEIPYDNMNGDKKTKKDGMMGQEISSQASDNTNTELFGDDETDNETEAEAETETRNVLGKLADIWREMLQSKEQVDHEEFPCELENRDSIRSVMDSHTPPPTPSLEKTRECEVCREEGHNRTTCPMNKSTASQSVIQAFRATESPKRSYKCEVCREEGHNSTTCPMNKSTASQSVIQAFRATESPKRSYKCGICREEGHNRTTCPMNGSSKPAASSTPARSYGSELFGGEEHNRSTRSHDSVTSRASTRATPRCSTCGGEGHNSRTCGRRSTSSSSYNYMFTPSPPMSYSGGGRSYTCGNCGGSGHNRRTCPY; encoded by the exons ATGACAAACAGACTAAGCCATTCAGGGGCAATCGGTTTCGATGTATTAACGAAAGACAATTATCGAAGTTGGCGAATGAAAGCCGAAGCTTTGTTGAGAGTATCTGATCTTTGGGATCATGTCGACGAGGACGAAAAATCATCCGCGATGGGTCAGTTATGGATGAAAAAAGATGGAATAGCtaaatcaaaattgattttacataTAAGCAGCGAGCTGCTTCTGTTGCTCGAAAATTGCACAACTGCGCGCGAAGTTtggttgaaacttgaaaatgtttATGATAATAGAGATAAAGACAGCGAAGTTTCAACAGATGATTGTGAAGATAACGATGAAGATGTCATTATAAATGCTATTGAAGATAGTGCTGAAgactttttcaacaaaatcaatGATTTATCTGAGACAAATTTGATGGAGTATAAGGAATTACTGAGCTCTACCTTCACCAATGGTTTATTCTcgcgattaaaaaaaaataatgctggaaATTCGCGGGATAAAGAAAAGATCGTAAACACTGTCAATGATTTTATCGCTGTCATTGATAAATTATCCAATATTGAAATACAGAAACAACAGAATGAATTGGTCTCCAAGCTTATTGATACTTTACTTGTGATATTTGATATTGAGCCACATAAAAATCATAACGATGAAGCAAAAAGTGATGCTGACACAGCGGAAATACCATATGATAACATGAACGGTGAtaagaagacaaaaaaagaTGGAATGATGGGTCAAGAGATTTCGTCACAGGCCTCGGATAATACGAATACCGAGTTATTCGGAGACGATGAGACAGATAATGAAACAGAGGCTGAGGCGGAGACTGAGACAAGAAATGTATTGGGAAAATTGGCTGATATCTGGAGGGAAATGTTGCAATCCAAAGAGCAGGTCGATCATGAGGAATTTCCGTGCGAGTTGG AAAACAGAGATTCGATACGCTCAGTCATGGATTCTCATACTCCACCGCCTACACCGAGTCTTGAGAAAACGCGCGAATGTGAAGTGTGTCGCGAAGAAG GACACAACAGAACGACCTGTCCAATGAATAAATCAACTGCATCCCAGTCGGTAATTCAAGCTTTCAGAGCCACCGAAAGTCCCAAGAGATCATATAAGTGCGAAGTATGTCGCGAAGAAG GACACAACAGTACGACCTGTCCAATGAATAAATCAACCGCATCCCAGTCGGTAATTCAAGCTTTCAGAGCCACCGAAAGTCCCAAGAGATCATATAAGTGCGGAATATGTCGCGAAGAAG GACACAACAGAACGACCTGTCCAATGAATGGATCATCCAAACCTGCTGCATCCAGCACTCCTGCTAGATCTTACGGATCGGAACTATTTGGAGGAGAAG AACACAACAGATCAACACGCTCGCACGATTCTGTGACATCCAGGGCTTCAACGAGAGCCACTCCTAGATGCAGTACCTGTGGCGGTGAAG GTCACAACAGTAGAACTTGCGGCCGTCGCAGCACTTCGTCATCGTCCTATAACTACATGTTCACACCATCTCCTCCGATGTCATACTCTGGGGGTGGTCGCAGTTATACGTGCGGAAATTGCGGTGGTTCAG gACACAATCGGAGAACATGTCCATACTAA
- the LOC107218385 gene encoding uncharacterized protein LOC107218385 isoform X2 yields MTNRLSHSGAIGFDVLTKDNYRSWRMKAEALLRVSDLWDHVDEDEKSSAMGQLWMKKDGIAKSKLILHISSELLLLLENCTTAREVWLKLENVYDNRDKDSEVSTDDCEDNDEDVIINAIEDSAEDFFNKINDLSETNLMEYKELLSSTFTNGLFSRLKKNNAGNSRDKEKIVNTVNDFIAVIDKLSNIEIQKQQNELVSKLIDTLLVIFDIEPHKNHNDEAKSDADTAEIPYDNMNGDKKTKKDGMMGQEISSQASDNTNTELFGDDETDNETEAEAETETRNVLGKLADIWREMLQSKEQVDHEEFPCELENRDSIRSVMDSHTPPPTPSLEKTRECEVCREEGHNRTTCPMNKSTASQSVIQAFRATESPKRSYKCEVCREEGHNRTTCPMNGSSKPAASSTPARSYGSELFGGEEHNRSTRSHDSVTSRASTRATPRCSTCGGEGHNSRTCGRRSTSSSSYNYMFTPSPPMSYSGGGRSYTCGNCGGSGHNRRTCPY; encoded by the exons ATGACAAACAGACTAAGCCATTCAGGGGCAATCGGTTTCGATGTATTAACGAAAGACAATTATCGAAGTTGGCGAATGAAAGCCGAAGCTTTGTTGAGAGTATCTGATCTTTGGGATCATGTCGACGAGGACGAAAAATCATCCGCGATGGGTCAGTTATGGATGAAAAAAGATGGAATAGCtaaatcaaaattgattttacataTAAGCAGCGAGCTGCTTCTGTTGCTCGAAAATTGCACAACTGCGCGCGAAGTTtggttgaaacttgaaaatgtttATGATAATAGAGATAAAGACAGCGAAGTTTCAACAGATGATTGTGAAGATAACGATGAAGATGTCATTATAAATGCTATTGAAGATAGTGCTGAAgactttttcaacaaaatcaatGATTTATCTGAGACAAATTTGATGGAGTATAAGGAATTACTGAGCTCTACCTTCACCAATGGTTTATTCTcgcgattaaaaaaaaataatgctggaaATTCGCGGGATAAAGAAAAGATCGTAAACACTGTCAATGATTTTATCGCTGTCATTGATAAATTATCCAATATTGAAATACAGAAACAACAGAATGAATTGGTCTCCAAGCTTATTGATACTTTACTTGTGATATTTGATATTGAGCCACATAAAAATCATAACGATGAAGCAAAAAGTGATGCTGACACAGCGGAAATACCATATGATAACATGAACGGTGAtaagaagacaaaaaaagaTGGAATGATGGGTCAAGAGATTTCGTCACAGGCCTCGGATAATACGAATACCGAGTTATTCGGAGACGATGAGACAGATAATGAAACAGAGGCTGAGGCGGAGACTGAGACAAGAAATGTATTGGGAAAATTGGCTGATATCTGGAGGGAAATGTTGCAATCCAAAGAGCAGGTCGATCATGAGGAATTTCCGTGCGAGTTGG AAAACAGAGATTCGATACGCTCAGTCATGGATTCTCATACTCCACCGCCTACACCGAGTCTTGAGAAAACGCGCGAATGTGAAGTGTGTCGCGAAGAAG GACACAACAGAACGACCTGTCCAATGAATAAATCAACTGCATCCCAGTCGGTAATTCAAGCTTTCAGAGCCACCGAAAGTCCCAAGAGATCATATAAGTGCGAAGTATGTCGCGAAGAAG GACACAACAGAACGACCTGTCCAATGAATGGATCATCCAAACCTGCTGCATCCAGCACTCCTGCTAGATCTTACGGATCGGAACTATTTGGAGGAGAAG AACACAACAGATCAACACGCTCGCACGATTCTGTGACATCCAGGGCTTCAACGAGAGCCACTCCTAGATGCAGTACCTGTGGCGGTGAAG GTCACAACAGTAGAACTTGCGGCCGTCGCAGCACTTCGTCATCGTCCTATAACTACATGTTCACACCATCTCCTCCGATGTCATACTCTGGGGGTGGTCGCAGTTATACGTGCGGAAATTGCGGTGGTTCAG gACACAATCGGAGAACATGTCCATACTAA